GCACCGTCGACGACGGCCTTCGCCTCACCGAGGCCGAGCGAGGTGAGCTCGCGGACGACCTTGATGACCTGGATCTTCTTGTCGCCGACCGACTCGAGGATGACGTCGAAGGAGTCCTTGACCTCTTCCTCTTCGGCGGGCGCACCACCGGCGGGGGCGCCGGAAGCGGCGACCGCGACGGGGGCGGCGGCGGTGACGTCGAAGGTCTCCTCGAAGGCCTTGACGAACTCGGACAGCTCGATGAGCGTGAGCTCCTTGAACGCGTCGAGCAGCTCCTCAGTGCTGAGCTTTGCCATGATGTATCTCCTTGTTGGGTGGTTTTATCTGCCGGGCCCGTGTCAGGCCGCGGACTCCTGCTTCTCACGCAGCGCGTCGACCGTGCGAACGGCCTTCGACGGCAGTGCGTTGAAGACGTAGGCCGCCTTGGTCAGCGAGGCCTTCATCGCACCGGCGAGCTTCGCCAGCAGGACTTCACGGCTCTCGAGATCGGCGAGCTTGTTGACCTCCTCCGCGGTGAGGGGGTTTCCGTCGAAGAATCCGCCCTTGACCACCAGGAGGGGGTGTGCCTTGGCAAAGGCACGCAGACCCTTCGCGACGGCGACCGGGTCGCCGTGCACGAACGCGATGGCCGACGGACCCTTCAGTCCCTCGTCCAGCCCCGTGACCCCCGCGTTGCCCGCGGCGATCTTGGTCAGCGTGTTCTTCACCACGGCGTATTCCGCATCCTGACGGATGGTGTTGCGAAGCTCCTTGAGCTCGGCAACCGTCAGGCCGCGGTACTCGGTGAG
The Microbacterium sp. SLBN-154 DNA segment above includes these coding regions:
- the rplL gene encoding 50S ribosomal protein L7/L12, whose translation is MAKLSTEELLDAFKELTLIELSEFVKAFEETFDVTAAAPVAVAASGAPAGGAPAEEEEVKDSFDVILESVGDKKIQVIKVVRELTSLGLGEAKAVVDGAPKPVLEGANKETADKAKAALEEAGATVTLK
- the rplJ gene encoding 50S ribosomal protein L10, with the translated sequence MAQKEASVAELTKQFEDSTAVLLTEYRGLTVAELKELRNTIRQDAEYAVVKNTLTKIAAGNAGVTGLDEGLKGPSAIAFVHGDPVAVAKGLRAFAKAHPLLVVKGGFFDGNPLTAEEVNKLADLESREVLLAKLAGAMKASLTKAAYVFNALPSKAVRTVDALREKQESAA